A DNA window from Rhinolophus sinicus isolate RSC01 linkage group LG10, ASM3656204v1, whole genome shotgun sequence contains the following coding sequences:
- the TTYH3 gene encoding protein tweety homolog 3 isoform X2, with amino-acid sequence MAGVSYAAPWWVNLLHRLPHLDLRWETTSSQFRPEDTDYQQALLLLGAAALACLALDLLFLLFYSFWLCCRPRKSDEHLDADCCCTAWCVIIATLVCSAGIAVGFYGNGETSDGIHRATYSLRHANRTVAGVQDRVWDTIAALNQTAEPSLQSLERQLAARPEPLRAVQRLQDLLDMLLGYTVAIPFWRNPVVSLEALAEQVDLYDWYRWLGYLGVLLLDVAICLLVLVGLVRSSKGILVGVCLLGVLALVISWGALGLELAASVGSSDFCVDPDTYVTRMVEEHSVLSGDILQYYLACSPHASNPFQQKLSGSHKALVEMQDVVAELLKTVPRENPATKDPLLRVQEVLNSTEVNLQHLTALVDCRSLHLDYVQALTGFCYDGVEGLVYLALFSFVTALMFSSIVCSVPHTWQKRAPDEDGEEEAAPGPRQAHDSLYRVHMPSLYSCGSSYGSETSIPAAAHTVSNAPVTEYMSQNANFQNPRCENTPLIGRESPPPSYTSSMRAKYLATSQPRPDSSGSGH; translated from the exons ATGGCCGGGGTCAGCTACGCGGCGCCCTGGTGGGTGAACCTCCTGCACCGGCTGCCGCACTTGGACCTGCGCTGGGAGACCACCAGCAGCCAGTTCCGGCCCGAGGACACCGACTACCAGCAG GCGCTGCTGCTTCTGGGAGCCGCCGCGCTGGCCTGCCTCGCCCTGGACCTCCTCTTTCTGCTCTTCTACTCCTTCTGGCTGTGCTGCCGCCCGCGTAAGAGCGATGAGCACCTGGACGCCGACTGCTGCTGCACCGCCTGGTGCGTCATCATCGCCACACTGGTCTGCAG CGCCGGCATCGCCGTGGGCTTCTACGGCAATGGGGAGACCAGTGACGGCATCCATCGAGCCACCTACTCGCTCCGTCACGCCAACCGCACTGTGGCGGGGGTCCAGGACCGC GTGTGGGACACCATAGCTGCCCTGAACCAGACCGCAGAGCCCAGCCTGCAGAGCCTGGAGCGGCAGCTGGCTGCACGACCCGAGCCCCTGCGGGCAGTGCAGCGGCTGCAGGACCTGCTGGACATGCTGCTGGGCTACACAGTTGCCATCCCGTTTTGGAGGAACCCGGTGGTGTCGCTGGAGGCACTGGCAGAGCAGGTGGATCTCTACGACTGGTACAG GTGGCTGGGCTACTTGGGCGTGCTGCTGCTTGACGTCGCCATCTGCTTGTTGGTTCTGGTTGGCCTCGTCCGCAGCTCCAAGGGCATCCTGGTCGG GGTGTGCCTGCTGGGTGTCCTGGCCTTGGTCATCAGCTGGGGTGCCCTGGGCTTGGAACTGGCCGCATCTGTG GGCTCCAGTGACTTCTGTGTGGACCCTGACACCTATGTGACGAGGATGGTGGAGGAGCACTCAGTGTTGAGTGGGG ACATCCTGCAGTACTACCTGGCCTGCTCGCCCCATGCCTCCAACCCCTTCCAGCAG AAGCTGTCGGGGAGCCACAAGGCGCTGGTGGAGATGCAGGACGTGGTGGCCGAGCTCCTGAAGACCGTCCCACGGGAGAACCCGGCCACCAAG GACCCTCTGCTCCGTGTCCAGGAGGTGCTCAACAGCACGGAGGTGAACCTGCAGCACCTCACTGCCCTGGTGGACTGCCGCAGCCTGCACCTG GATTATGTGCAGGCCCTCACAGGCTTCTGCTATGATGGCGTCGAGGGCCTCGTCTACCTGGCCCTCTTCTCCTTCGTCACCGCCCTCATGTTCAGCTCCATCGTCTGCAGCGTCCCACACACATGGCAGAAGAG AGCCCCCGAcgaggatggggaggaggaggccGCGCCCGGGCCACGGCAGGCTCACGACAGCCTCTACCGCGTGCACATGCCCAGTCTGTACAGCTGTGGCAGCAGCTATGGCAGCGAGACCAGCATCCCGGCCGCGGCGCACACTGTGAGCAACGCCCCGGTCACCGAGTACAT GAGCCAG